From Strigops habroptila isolate Jane chromosome 1, bStrHab1.2.pri, whole genome shotgun sequence, a single genomic window includes:
- the LOC115616829 gene encoding histamine H3 receptor-like produces the protein MQFSSQTDLTWVGNMHNSTAETPLTAGTWNETRSTQSPSSEFSLGVLVLLAFLMVLLALVTILGNALVILAFITDGSLRHRSNYYFLNLAISDFAVGAFCIPLYIPYALTGTWHLGRGLCKTWLVMDYLLCTASVFNIVLISYDRFLSVTKAVSYRAQQGTTSNPVIKMVAIWVFAFLLYCPAVLFWEHVAGHSVVPADQCYAEFFNNWLFLLCASTLEFFVPLLVVTYFNVHIFHNIQRRQWRVSTQDCKRPRTSSLSWRSCLLPSPGASSPPSEAEDSVSSLTRSWKPAVMANCPSPTQNSSTALKKDFSVSFCSRPGAKLQQDKKIAKSLAIIVCVFAICWAPYSLLMIIRGVCQGECIHKSLYEITFWLLWLNSFLNPFLYPLCHVKFRMAFMKILCPQKFVTLRSPKTPSF, from the exons ATGCAATTTTCTTCCCAGACTGATCTGACCTGGGTAGGCAACATGCACAACAGCACTGCTGAAACTCCGCTTACAGCTGGAACATGGAATGAGACTCGGTCCACACAGTCACCGAGCTCTGAGTTTTCCCTGGGTGTGTTGGTGCTGCTGGCTTTCCTCATGGTGTTGCTCGCTTTGGTTACCATCCTTGGAAACGCCCTGGTGATCCTGGCTTTCATCACGGACGGAAGCCTCAGGCATCGGAGTAACTATTACTTTCTCAATCTTGCTATTTCTGACTTTGCAGTAG GTGCATTCTGTATTCCTTTGTATATCCCTTATGCCCTGACAGGGACATGGCACTTGGGAAGAGGCCTGTGCAAGACCTGGCTAGTTATGGACTATCTCCTGTGCACAGCTTCAGTATTTAACATCGTTCTTATCAGCTACGACCGTTTCCTGTCAGTTACAAAAGCT GTATCTTACAGAGCCCAGCAGGGAACAACGTCCAACCCTGTCATCAAAATGGTGGCCATCTGGGTCTTTGCCTTCCTCCTCTACTGCCCAGCAGTCCTCTTCTGGGAGCACGTGGCCGGACACAGCGTGGTACCAGCAGACCAGTGTTATGCCGAGTTCTTCAACAACTGGCTCTTCCTCCTGTGTGCATCCACCCTGGAGTTCTTTGTGCCGCTGCTCGTGGTGACCTACTTCAATGTGCACATCTTCCACAACATCCAGAGGCGCCAGTGGCGTGTCAGCACACAGGACTGCAAGCGTCCGAGGACCAGCAGCCTGTCCTGGAGATCCTGCCTCTTGCCAAGTCCAGGAGCATCTTCTCCTCCATCAGAAGCAGAGGACAGTGTTTCTTCATTAACGAGGTCATGGAAACCAGCAGTGATGGCTAACTGTCCATCTCCAACACAAAACAGCTCCACAGCTCTCAAAAAggacttctctgtttctttctgctcaaGGCCTGGGGCAAAACTGCAGCAGGACAAGAAAATAGCGAAGTCTCTTGCCATAATTGTGTGTGTATTTGCCATTTGCTGGGCCCCATACAGTTTACTAATGATCATTCGTGGGGTCTGCCAAGGAGAGTGCATCCATAAGTCCCTGTATGAAATAACCTTTTGGCTTTTGTGGCTCAATTCCTTTCTGAATCCGTTTCTCTACCCTCTTTGTCATGTTAAATTTCGAATGGCTTTCATGAAAATACTATGTCCCCAAAAGTTTGTAACATTGAGATCACCTAAGACACCTTCTTTTTAG